One region of Halohasta litchfieldiae genomic DNA includes:
- a CDS encoding PadR family transcriptional regulator: MGYIQSFELTGFQRDLLYVIAGSGRPSGQTVRREMETHIDGVNHGRIYPNLDKLVEYSLVTKGSLDQRTNYYEITDRGKALLSQRRRWENRYITLPQVLAFATVAMSTRTGIPVENGFLSKISRFL; the protein is encoded by the coding sequence ATGGGATACATACAGTCATTCGAACTGACCGGCTTTCAGCGGGACCTCCTGTACGTAATCGCAGGCTCCGGACGACCCTCTGGCCAAACTGTCCGACGTGAGATGGAAACCCACATCGATGGTGTCAACCACGGTCGAATCTACCCAAACCTCGACAAGCTCGTCGAATACTCCCTCGTTACAAAAGGGAGTCTCGATCAACGGACCAACTATTACGAGATCACGGACCGTGGCAAAGCGCTGCTCTCGCAGCGCCGCAGATGGGAAAACCGGTATATTACCCTCCCGCAGGTCCTCGCTTTCGCCACGGTAGCGATGTCCACTCGAACAGGCATCCCTGTTGAAAACGGGTTCCTGTCGAAAATCAGTCGATTTCTATGA
- a CDS encoding ATP-binding response regulator: MTNQPINVLYVGGDREWTQLLTTVLEREETNIDLQTTPSVDRTRRIVARGNTDCLVFDCDLSRLAGIELLRSIRRGDEDLPFILCTRNGTEPLASEASSMGATVYRRQQTKTDQSVAAANLIRHIEIEQLRVRLKTVRRHNERLEEFTSVVAHDLRNPLTIASGSLELAMEDCDSDRLRVIERAHTRMKMLVADLLTLARDGTSSTNITQLSIAELCVDCWQNVDTTNATLNVTTDRSILADRNRLKQLFENLFRNAIEHGGKMVTVGTIDTGFHVSDDGPGIPIENRDHVFTGGYSTAAEGTGLGLQIVKQIVEAHGWGICVTEGTAGGARFEITGVD, translated from the coding sequence ATGACCAACCAGCCGATCAACGTTCTCTACGTTGGCGGTGATCGAGAGTGGACGCAGCTACTGACGACAGTTCTCGAACGCGAGGAGACGAACATCGATCTCCAGACCACACCGAGCGTCGACAGAACACGGCGTATCGTTGCTCGGGGGAACACTGACTGTCTCGTTTTCGACTGTGATCTGTCCCGGCTGGCTGGGATCGAACTGCTTCGATCCATTCGACGGGGAGACGAGGACCTTCCATTCATCCTGTGTACTCGAAACGGAACTGAACCCCTCGCCAGTGAGGCGAGTTCGATGGGTGCGACAGTATACCGTAGACAACAGACCAAGACGGACCAGTCTGTCGCGGCAGCAAACCTGATACGACACATAGAGATCGAACAGTTGCGTGTTCGGCTGAAAACAGTTCGGCGTCACAATGAACGCTTGGAAGAGTTCACCAGTGTTGTCGCACACGATCTTCGAAACCCACTGACAATCGCGTCGGGTAGTTTAGAACTCGCTATGGAAGACTGTGATAGCGACCGACTCAGGGTGATCGAGCGTGCACACACTCGTATGAAGATGTTAGTTGCTGATCTCCTCACACTCGCTCGGGATGGGACCTCGTCGACAAATATCACCCAGTTGTCGATTGCTGAACTCTGTGTTGACTGTTGGCAGAACGTCGACACAACGAATGCAACACTCAATGTTACTACCGATCGCAGTATTTTGGCAGATAGAAATCGACTCAAACAGCTCTTCGAGAACCTCTTTCGAAATGCGATCGAACACGGTGGCAAGATGGTAACAGTTGGCACAATCGACACTGGGTTCCATGTCTCCGATGATGGTCCAGGAATACCGATCGAGAACCGTGATCACGTGTTCACTGGTGGATATTCGACTGCTGCTGAGGGGACTGGACTTGGACTACAGATTGTCAAACAAATCGTTGAGGCACACGGTTGGGGTATCTGTGTTACAGAAGGGACGGCCGGTGGTGCACGGTTCGAAATCACAGGTGTTGACTGA
- a CDS encoding PrsW family glutamic-type intramembrane protease: protein MMLALSVAITVPLLLLVLLVDNAQTRFLLLFFIWGSTAGFLASEINSELLAVAGISLQALQIQFAPLVEELLKAVPLAVLVVVAPKYLRRREIVLAAVFAGFGFSLVENFSYLIQQQQLSSFALTQYVITRSVSTTVMHGTATGVIGATVYYLSGQTLDQFGFKPLFALYSYCLAVLLHALFNIVVLFAVLGQTVAILSGLVSYLVLWVLFRTLH from the coding sequence ATGATGCTGGCGCTCTCGGTTGCGATCACCGTCCCGCTGTTGTTGTTAGTGCTCCTCGTCGACAACGCCCAGACCCGATTTCTCCTGTTGTTTTTTATTTGGGGGTCGACCGCGGGCTTTCTGGCCTCGGAAATCAACAGCGAACTGCTGGCAGTCGCTGGGATCTCCTTGCAGGCACTCCAAATACAGTTCGCGCCGCTCGTCGAGGAGCTACTCAAAGCGGTGCCGCTCGCAGTGCTGGTAGTCGTCGCTCCGAAATATCTCCGGCGACGGGAGATCGTTCTGGCTGCAGTGTTTGCAGGCTTTGGCTTTAGTCTCGTTGAGAACTTCTCGTATCTCATCCAGCAACAACAGTTGAGTTCGTTTGCACTGACCCAGTATGTGATCACACGAAGTGTGTCGACGACGGTGATGCACGGAACCGCAACCGGTGTCATCGGCGCAACAGTCTACTATCTGTCGGGACAGACGCTCGATCAGTTCGGATTCAAGCCGCTATTCGCACTCTACAGCTACTGTCTGGCGGTACTGCTACATGCGCTTTTCAATATTGTCGTGTTATTTGCAGTCCTCGGCCAGACGGTTGCCATCCTGAGTGGACTCGTGTCGTATCTCGTTCTCTGGGTTCTGTTTCGGACACTCCACTGA
- a CDS encoding ISH3-like element ISHla1 family transposase: MSKTKQADGEIHEDQLLNFLVNRLDEEVSLSLANNAEITAEDIYEVLVGACADGTSVSTLCASSQNSPAGNTVLYHLRTKFEPERLERVANTLLRKDLDELLPEQVEVCADLHLRPYYGDEDDTDGLYHSVAKRGTTAFHAYATLYARVKNKRYTLAVRRLKDGDTASSVLAEFFGVLDGLDAGVKAVYLDRGFYDSKCLTLLQAHNYAYVIPIIRWGEAIQQELSEGWSRVIQHDLTGKLDGHSWTVDFPVYIDCTYLNGKYDENGVARHGYAADAPFIDSPRDARYHYSKRFGIESSYRLFEQAIATTTTRDPTVRLLYVVVSLLLQNVWRYLHYEYVATPRRGGRRLWWWPYKEFVNMIRRAAWTALAVRRAVPANRPPDDRFHR, from the coding sequence GTGTCTAAAACCAAACAAGCAGACGGTGAGATCCACGAGGACCAGCTTCTTAACTTTCTCGTCAACCGCCTTGACGAGGAAGTTTCGCTCTCGTTAGCCAATAACGCTGAAATCACTGCTGAAGACATCTATGAGGTCCTCGTCGGCGCTTGCGCCGACGGGACCTCTGTCTCTACGCTCTGTGCGTCGAGCCAGAACTCACCCGCTGGGAACACGGTCCTCTACCATCTTCGGACGAAGTTCGAGCCGGAACGGCTCGAACGAGTCGCTAACACGCTCCTGCGAAAGGATCTCGATGAATTGCTCCCCGAACAGGTGGAGGTCTGCGCAGACCTCCACCTGCGGCCCTACTACGGTGACGAAGACGACACAGACGGCCTCTATCACTCGGTAGCGAAGCGTGGAACCACTGCGTTCCACGCCTATGCCACACTCTACGCGCGTGTGAAGAACAAACGCTACACGCTGGCGGTACGCCGTCTCAAAGACGGCGATACCGCAAGTAGTGTCCTCGCTGAGTTCTTCGGTGTCCTCGACGGCCTTGACGCCGGGGTCAAGGCCGTCTACCTTGATCGCGGATTCTACGACAGTAAGTGTCTCACGCTGCTTCAGGCGCACAATTACGCGTACGTGATCCCGATCATCCGGTGGGGTGAGGCGATTCAGCAAGAGCTCTCGGAAGGATGGAGTCGCGTCATTCAGCATGATCTGACGGGGAAACTCGACGGTCACAGCTGGACCGTCGATTTTCCCGTCTACATCGACTGTACGTACCTAAATGGGAAGTATGACGAGAACGGTGTGGCGCGTCACGGCTACGCCGCTGACGCGCCGTTCATCGACTCACCACGGGACGCTCGATACCACTACTCGAAACGCTTCGGTATCGAGTCAAGCTATCGCTTGTTTGAGCAAGCGATAGCGACAACGACAACACGAGATCCAACGGTACGGCTGCTGTACGTGGTGGTGAGTCTCCTCTTACAGAACGTCTGGCGGTACCTTCACTACGAGTATGTGGCGACGCCCCGCCGAGGCGGGCGTCGCCTCTGGTGGTGGCCGTACAAGGAGTTCGTCAATATGATTCGACGAGCTGCGTGGACGGCCCTCGCGGTGCGTCGGGCCGTCCCCGCGAATCGGCCACCTGACGACCGATTCCACCGCTAA